Proteins found in one Chrysiogenes arsenatis DSM 11915 genomic segment:
- the rpsJ gene encoding 30S ribosomal protein S10, whose amino-acid sequence MANQKIRIKLKAYDHKVLDAAAKEIVATAKRTSASVAGPVPLPTRIEKFCVIRSPHVNKTSREQFEMRTHSRLIDILDPTSKTTDALMKLNLPSGVEVEIKL is encoded by the coding sequence ATGGCAAATCAAAAGATCCGGATCAAGCTCAAAGCTTATGATCACAAAGTGCTTGATGCTGCAGCGAAAGAGATCGTTGCGACGGCAAAGCGGACAAGTGCCAGTGTTGCTGGCCCGGTTCCCTTGCCTACTCGCATTGAGAAGTTTTGTGTTATTAGAAGCCCTCATGTCAACAAGACGTCCAGAGAACAGTTTGAAATGCGGACTCATAGTCGGCTGATCGATATCCTGGATCCGACTTCCAAAACTACCGACGCGCTCATGAAGTTGAACTTGCCGAGCGGGGTAGAAGTCGAGATCAAGCTGTAA
- the fusA gene encoding elongation factor G produces the protein MARAISLAKTRNIGIMAHIDAGKTTTTERILFYTGVNHKLGEVHDGAATMDWMEQEKERGITITSAATTCFWKENRVNVIDTPGHVDFTVEVERSLRVLDGAVAVFCSVGGVEPQSETVWRQADKYHVPRLAFVNKMDRIGADFYRGVNMIRERLGANPVPLCLPIGSEENFKGIVDLVQMKGIVWNDETMGAMYDVIDIPADMQAKADEYREKLLEAVADVNDTLLEKYLGGEELSLEEVKDAIRKGTINLLFTPVMCGSSFKNKGVQTLLDAVIDYMPSPLDIPAIKGLDMDGAEIERHASDEEPFSALAFKIMTDPFVGSLTFFRVYSGIMQSGSYVINSTKDKKERIGRILKMHANKREEIKEVYAGDIAAAVGLKYSTTGDTLCDPDHPVILESMVFPDPVISVAIEPKTKVDQEKMGVALQKLAQEDPTFRVFSNEETGQTLIAGMGELHLEIIVDRMLREFKVEANVGAPQVAYRETIRNAVNHEYKYAKQSGGKGQFGHVHLKVEPKAPGEGFEFVNAITGGVIPREYIPAVEKGVVEALDSGIMAGYPIVDVKVTVYDGSYHEVDSSEMAFKIAASICFKEATKKANPALLEPIMGVEVVTPEDYMGDVMGDLSSRRGRIEGMGDRGNAKIINAKVPLAQMFGYATDLRSATQGRASYTMQFDHYEEVPTNIAKEIIEKVKG, from the coding sequence GTGGCACGCGCTATTTCACTCGCAAAGACTCGCAATATCGGCATCATGGCTCACATTGATGCTGGTAAGACGACGACGACAGAACGGATTTTGTTTTACACTGGTGTTAATCACAAACTTGGCGAAGTACACGACGGCGCGGCGACCATGGACTGGATGGAGCAAGAGAAGGAACGTGGGATCACGATTACTTCTGCTGCGACAACTTGTTTCTGGAAAGAGAACCGCGTTAACGTCATCGATACCCCAGGTCACGTCGACTTTACCGTAGAAGTTGAACGCTCCCTCCGTGTATTGGATGGGGCTGTTGCCGTGTTCTGCTCTGTTGGTGGTGTTGAGCCCCAGTCCGAAACGGTCTGGAGACAAGCGGATAAGTACCACGTACCCCGTTTGGCGTTTGTTAACAAGATGGATCGCATAGGTGCCGATTTTTACCGTGGCGTGAATATGATTCGCGAGCGCCTTGGGGCTAATCCGGTTCCGCTATGTCTTCCGATTGGATCTGAGGAGAATTTCAAAGGTATTGTCGACTTGGTGCAGATGAAGGGGATCGTCTGGAATGACGAGACTATGGGCGCCATGTACGATGTCATCGATATTCCTGCTGATATGCAGGCGAAAGCTGACGAATACCGTGAAAAACTTCTCGAAGCAGTTGCTGATGTTAATGACACCCTCCTAGAAAAATATCTGGGCGGAGAAGAGCTTTCACTTGAAGAAGTAAAAGACGCTATCCGTAAGGGAACCATTAACCTCCTGTTTACGCCGGTAATGTGTGGTTCATCGTTCAAAAACAAAGGGGTTCAAACCCTTTTGGATGCGGTAATCGATTATATGCCAAGCCCACTTGACATCCCTGCGATTAAGGGACTTGATATGGATGGAGCAGAAATTGAGCGCCACGCATCTGATGAAGAGCCGTTTTCAGCACTGGCATTCAAAATTATGACGGATCCATTTGTTGGATCGCTGACCTTCTTCCGAGTTTACTCGGGAATTATGCAAAGCGGTTCGTATGTCATTAACTCGACAAAAGACAAAAAAGAGCGGATTGGTCGTATTTTGAAAATGCACGCGAATAAGCGTGAAGAGATTAAAGAAGTGTATGCAGGCGATATCGCTGCTGCGGTTGGTTTGAAGTATTCCACCACTGGCGATACGTTATGCGATCCTGACCATCCGGTAATTCTGGAGTCAATGGTATTCCCTGATCCGGTAATTTCGGTTGCGATTGAGCCGAAAACAAAGGTCGATCAGGAGAAGATGGGCGTTGCTCTGCAAAAGCTGGCGCAAGAAGACCCGACTTTCCGTGTTTTCTCTAACGAGGAGACTGGTCAGACGCTTATTGCTGGTATGGGTGAGCTTCACCTCGAAATCATTGTCGATCGTATGTTGCGCGAATTTAAAGTTGAAGCAAACGTTGGTGCTCCTCAGGTTGCTTACCGTGAAACGATTCGTAATGCGGTCAACCACGAGTACAAGTACGCGAAGCAGTCGGGTGGTAAGGGTCAGTTTGGCCATGTTCACTTGAAAGTTGAGCCGAAAGCTCCAGGCGAAGGCTTTGAATTTGTTAACGCCATCACTGGCGGGGTTATTCCACGTGAATACATTCCTGCGGTTGAAAAGGGTGTCGTAGAAGCGCTTGACAGCGGTATTATGGCGGGCTATCCGATTGTTGACGTGAAAGTTACCGTCTATGACGGTTCTTACCATGAAGTTGACTCATCGGAAATGGCGTTTAAGATTGCTGCGAGTATCTGCTTCAAGGAAGCTACCAAGAAGGCGAATCCAGCGCTGCTGGAGCCCATCATGGGCGTAGAAGTAGTTACTCCTGAGGACTACATGGGTGACGTAATGGGCGATTTGAGCTCGCGCCGTGGTCGTATTGAGGGTATGGGTGATCGTGGTAACGCCAAGATCATTAACGCGAAGGTTCCGCTAGCGCAAATGTTTGGCTATGCGACCGATCTGCGCAGTGCTACTCAAGGACGCGCTTCGTATACCATGCAGTTTGATCACTACGAAGAAGTGCCTACGAATATCGCTAAAGAAATCATTGAAAAGGTTAAAGGCTAA